From the Streptomyces sp. NBC_00654 genome, the window CATGATCGCCTCGGACAGCGCGACATGCGCCGCCGACGACTCGGGGGCGAGCCGGACGGCCTGCTGGGCGGCGGCCAGCGCCTCGTCGCGGCGGCTCGAACGGCGCAGCCCGTAGGTCCGCACGATCAGCGCGTCCCAGTCCTCGGGGTCGGCCCGCAGTGCCTCGCCGGTCGTGGTGATGACCTCCCCGTACTCCCGCAGGCTCAGATGGCAGCGGGCGAGCTGGACCCAGGCCCTGCCGTCCTGGGGGTCCTCCGCCAGCCGGCGTGCCAGCAGTGCCTTGGCCTCGTCGTAACGGCCCAGGGAGTGGAGGGCGTGGGCCTGTTCGGTGAGCGGGTGCGTAGTGGTCACAGTCGGCGCTTCTTCTTCAGGTAGGCCAGCAGGTCGTCGTAACTGCCGCCGTCGTTGGCGAACATGGCGACGTTGCGGGCGGTCGCGAACCACGGTTCGGTGGAGGGCCGTACGGCCTTCGCGGCGGCCAGCAGATCCTTCATGTTGATCAGCCGGACCGTGCCGGTGCGGGCCGAGTCGAGCAGGGCGGTCTCGGACGCGGACTCGCAGAGATGGGCGAGGTCGGCGCCGGAGAAGTCCTCGGTGGCCCTGACGAGCTTCTTGAGGTCGACCGATTCGATGGGCCGCTCGCGCAGGTGGTAGCGGAGGATCGCCTCGCGTGCGGCGGCGTCGGGCGGCAGGACGAGCAGGGTGCGGTCCAGCCGGCCGGGTCGGCGCAGCGCGATGTCCACGTCCCAGGGGACGTTGGTGGCGGCGAGCACGAACACGCCCTCGTTCGCGCCGTCGACGCCGTCGAGTTCGGTCAGGAGCTGGTTGACGGTGTTGCGCATGCCGCTGCTCGCCGTACGGCTGCGTTTGGCGCCCAGCGCGTCCAGCTCGTCCAGGAACACCACGCAGGGCGCCTGACGGCGGGCGGTCTCGAAGATCTCGTGCATGTTGCGTTCGGAGTTGCCGATCCACATGTCGAGGACGTCATTGACCGAGACGGAGATGAACCGGGCACCGAGCTCGCCCGCGACGGCACGGGCGATGAACGTCTTGCCGCAGCCGGGCGGTCCGTACAGCAGGAGTCCGCCGCGCAGGCTCTTGCCGTACAGCTTGCGCAGTTCGGGGTTGCGCATCGGGGCGAGGAAGGCGGCTTCGAGGCGGTCCTTGACCTCGTACATCCCGCCGACGTCGGCGAGCCGCAGGGTGGGTGCCTCCGCTTCCCAGGCGGCGGCGTCGCAGGGGTCCCCGCCGCCGTCCACGGCGAGCGGTGCCTCCGGGGACGGCGAGGTCACGAAGCGCGGCGGGACGGCGTCCTTGATCTCGTTCTCCGCGGCCTTCCAGTCGAACCCGGGGGCGGGTGCCACGGACGGGGCGGGCGTGAGGGAAGGAGCGGGTGCCTCTACCGCGGGTGCGGGTACGGGGGAAGGCGACGCGGCCTCTGGCCGCGGCGGCATTCCCATCGCCCGCATCATCAGTCCGCGCGCCGCCCCGTCCCCCGGCGCGTGCTGGAGCGCCACGGCGGCCTGGGCGACCGCGGCCTCGGACTGCCCTTCGCCCAGCAGCAGTTCGGCCAGATGCAGCCGCAGAGGTACGTCGCCGGGCGCCGCGTCGACCGCGGTGCGCAGGCTCATGATCAGAGGCGACTCGTTGGACATGACCTCACCCTACGTAACGGGTCTGACAGTCCGTCGCCCGGTCGCTTCCGGGACGGTCCCCGAAGCCCCCGGACTCCGCCCTTCCGGAACCTCAGCCCCAGCGTCCGGTGCGGCCCAGCAGCAGGGCCGCCGCCGCCGTCCCCGCGGTGGAGGTGCGCAGCACGCTGCGGCCCAGCCGGTAGGTCCGCGCGCCCGCCTCGGCGAAGGCCGCGAGTTCCTGCGGGGAGACGCCGCCCTCGGGGCCGACGACGAGCACGATCTCGCCGTGCGCCGGGAGTTCGGCGGTGGCGAGCGGTTCGCTGTCGCAGTCGCGGTCCTCGTGCAGCACGCCCGCGAAGTCCGCCGCGGCCAGCAGCGCGGCGACCTGCTTGGTCGTCATCGCCTCCGCGACCTCGGGGAACCGGACCCGCCGGGACTGCTTCCCCGCCTCCCGTGCCGTACTGCGCCACTTCGCCAGGGACTTGAGGCCGCGGTCGCCCTTCCACTGCGTGATGCAGCGGGCGGCCTGCCACGGGACGATCGCGTCGATGCCCGTCTCCGTCATGGTCTCCACGGCGACCTCGCCGCGGTCGCCCTTGGGGAGGGCCTGGACGACGGTGATACGGGGGCTGGGTCCGGGCTCCTCGTGGACCGTCGCGAGGTCCGTCACCAGGAGCCGGTCCTTGCCCTCGGCGGCCCGTACGACGCCCTCGGCCCACCGGCCCAGACCGTCCGTCAGGACGACGTCCTCACCGGCGTGCAGCCGCTTCACGGAGACGGCGTGCCGTCCCTCGGGACCGTCCAGGACGAACTCGGGCCCGCTGGGCATCCGTTCGACGACGAAGACCGGTGCCGTCACTCGGCACTCCTTCCGCTCACTGCCACCCGGGCGGCTTCCAGTTCGGCGGCGAGCAGTTCGATCAGCTCTCCGGCGGGCAGCTCGCGTGCCATCCGGTGTCCTTGCCCGGCCCACAGTGCCATGCCCTGGGCGTCGCCGGTCCGGGCCGCCGCCTTGCGCAGCCCGCTGGTCACATAGTGCACCTGCGGGTAGGCGGCGGGGGCGTAGGGGCCGTGTTCGGTGATGAAGCGGTTGACCAGCCCGCGGGCGGGACGGCCGGAGAAGGCCCGGGTCAGGGCAGTCCGGACGAACAGCGGGTTGGTCAGGGACTGCTTGTGCACCGGATGTGCCCCGGACTCGGGGCAGATGAGGAAGGCCGTACCGAGCTGTGCCGCGTCCGCCCCGGCCGCGAGCGCCCCGGCGATCTGGGAGCCACGCATCATCCCGCCCGCCGCGATGACCGGCAACTGCACGGTCTCGCGGACCTGGGTGACGAGGGAGAGCAGCCCGATGCCGGTGTTGTCGGCCTGCGGGTCGTCGCGGTGCGTGGACTGGTGTCCGCCCGCCTCGACGCCCTGGACGCAGAGGGCGTCGGCGCCCGCCCACTGGGCGCACTGCGCCTCCTCGGCGCTGGTGACCGTCACGATGGTGTATGTGCCCGCCTTGGCGAAGGCGTCCAGCGTGTCGCGGGTGGGGCAGCCGAAGGTGAAGGAGACCGCGGGGACCGGGTCCTCCAGGAGGATCGCGACCTTGGCCTCGTAGCCGTCGTCGCCGCTGGTGTCCGGGTCGCCGAGCGGGGTCTCGTACCAGAGGGCCTCACCGGCGAGCTGTTGGCAGTAGACCTCGACGGCGCTCGGATCGGCGAGCGCGGGCTGCGGCATGAAGAGGTTGACGCCGAACGGCCGGCCGGTCAGCCTGCGGACGTGCTTGATCTCGTTGTACATGCCGTCCGTCGTCTTGTACCCGGCGGCGAGGAAGCCCAGCGCGCCGGCTTCGGCGACGGCGCCGACGAGCTCCGGGGACGAGACGCCGCCCGCCATCGGGGCCTGCACGATCGGATACCGGCAGAGATCGGTCAACTCGGAGGACATGACCGCATCGTGCCATGTCCGGCGCACAGGGCCGAATCAGCCATGGGACAGCGTGACCGGTATACCGCTGTACGCCGCACCGCCCGCCGGTACAGGACCGGCGGGCGGTGCGGTGACAGGGCAAGACCGGCTCAGCGGCCGTTGAAGGCGTCCTTCAGCCGGGAGAACAGCCCTTGCTGACCTGGCTGAAACTGGCCGGTCGGCCGCTCCTCGCCGCGCAGCTTCGCCAGTTCGCGCAGCAGCCGCTCCTGCTCCGGGTCCAGCTTGGACGGGGTCAGCACCTCGACGTGCACGATCAGATCGCCACGACCGCCGCCGCGCAGATGCGTGATGCCGCGCCCGTGCAGCGGAACCGACTGGCCGGACTGGGTGCCCGGCCTGATGTCGATCTCCTCCAGGCCGTCGAGCGTCTCCAGCGGCACCTTGGTGCCGAGCGAGGCCGCCGTCATGGGGATGGTGACCGTGCAGTGCAGATCGTCGCCGCGCCGCTGGAACACCGCGTGCGACAGCTCGTGGATCTCGACGTACAGATCCCCGGCCGGGCCGCCGCCGGGGCCGACCTCGCCCTCGCCCGCGAGCTGGATACGGGTGCCGTTGTCCACGCCCGCGGGGATCTTCACCGTGAGCGTGCGCCGGGAGCGGATGCGGCCGTCACCGGCGCACTCCGGGCACGGCGTCGGCACGACCGTACCGAAGCCCTGGCACTGCGGGCAGGGCCGTGAGGTCATGACCTGGCCCAGGAAGGACCGGGTGACCTGGGACACCTCGCCGCGCCCTCGGCACATGTCACAGGTCTGCGCGGAGGTGCCGGGGGCCGCGCCCTCGCCGCTGCACGTCGTACAGACGACCGCCGTGTCGACCTGGATGTCCTTGGTGGTGCCGAAGGCCGCCTCGGAGAGGTCGATCTCCAGCCGGATCATCGCGTCCTGGCCGCGCCGGGTGCGCGAACGGGGGCCGCGCTGCGAGGCCGTGCCGAAGAACGCGTCCATGATGTCGGAGAAGTTGCCGAAGCCACCGGCTCCGAAACCGCCCGCGCCACCCGCGCCGCCGGAGGCGGACAGCGGGTCGCCGCCGAGGTCGTAGACCTGCTTCTTCTGCGGGTCCGACAACACCTCGTAGGCGGCGTTGATCTCCTTGAACCGCTCCTGGGTCTTCGGGTCCGGGTTGACATCCGGGTGCAGCTCGCGGGCGAGCCGCCGGAATGCCTTCTTGATCTCGTCCTGAGATGCGTCGCGGCGCACGCCGAGTACGGCGTAGTAGTCCGTGGCCACTTACGACTCCGCCAGGATCTGTCCGACGTAACGTGCCACTGCGCGTACCGCTCCCATCGTTCCGGGGTAGTCCATGCGGGTCGGTCCGACCACGCCGAGTTTGGCGACTGCCTCGTCGCCCGAACCGTAGCCGACCGCGACGACGGACGTGGAGTTGAGGCCCTCGTGGGCGTTCTCGTGCCCGATACGTACGGTCATGCCCGAGTCCGTTGCCTCACCGAGCAGCTTCAGCAGGACCACCTGTTCCTCCAGTGCTTCCAGCACCGGCCGGATCATCACAGGGAAGTCGTGCCCGAAGCGGGTGAGGTTGGAGGTGCCACCGATCATCAGCCGCTCCTCCGTCTCCTCGACCAGTGTTTCGAGAAGGACGGAGAGCACCGTGGAGACGGTGGCCCGGTCCTCACTGTCGAAGGATTCCGGCAGCTCCTGCACCAGCTGCGGGACGTCCGTGAAACGGCGTCCGACGACCCGGCTGTTGAGCCGGGCCCGCAGATCGGCGAGAGAGGTCTCGCCGAACGGCGCAGGGCAGTCGATCATACGCTGTTCGACCCGGCCGGTGTCGGTGATCAGCACCAGCATCAGCCGGGCGGGGGCCAGCGCGAGCAGCTCCACGTGCCGCACCGTCGAACGGGTCAGCGAGGGGTACTGCACCACGGCGACCTGCCGGGTCAGCTGCGCGAGCAGCCGTACGGTCCGGCCCACGACATCGTCGAGGTCGACCGCGCCGTCGAGGAAATTCTGGATGGCCCGGCGCTCCGGCGAGGAGAGCGGCTTGACGCCCGCGAGCCGGTCGACGAAGAGCCGGTAGCCCTTGTCCGTCGGGATGCGCCCCGCACTGGTGTGCGGCTGGGCGATGAAGCCCTCGTCCTCCAGCACCGCCATGTCGTTGCGGACGGTGGCCGGGGAGACCCCCAGCTTGTGCCGTTCCGTGAGCGCCTTGGAGCCGACGGGCTCCTCGGTGCCGACATAGTCCTGGACGATGGCGCGCAGCACTTCGAGTCTGCGTTCGCTGAGCATCGCGCACACCTCCAGCTGTCGTCTCCGGTGTCTGCCTGGCACTCTGTGCGTTCGAGTGCCAGCAATCCCCCCGGCCAGTGTACGGGGGCGGGGTGCCCCCCAGGCAAGGGCGACCGGCCACGCTACCCCGGGACCGCGCAGGTCGTTGCCGATAGCGTCGCCGTATGGACGTCTCTTGGGAAGAGTTCGGCTGGGAGCGGTTGGGCCACGGAGTGGGCCGGCGGCGGCTCCCGGGGTGGGATGCGACGGTCGCGCTGGTGGCCGGAGCGGACGGCGCGCTGCTCTACGACACCGGGTCGACGCTGCGCGAGGGGGTGGAGCTGCGGAACCAGGCGGAGGGGTTGCTCGGGCGGAGAGTGACACATGTCGCACTGAGCCACCCCCATTTCGATCATGTGCTGGGCACCGCGGTGTTCGCCGGGGCCGAGGTGTACGGATCGGCCGGCCTCGCCGCTCTCCTGGCGCGCGGGGCGGAGGAGCTGTGCGCCTCCGCCGTACGCCACGGAGTGCCCGAGGAGGAGGCCGCGCAGGCGGTGGACGTCCTGGTGGCCCCGCGCCACGAGGTGTGCGGGGAGTGGACGCTCGACCTCGGCGGCGGGCGGCAGGTCCTGCTGGCCGACGCCGGACCGGGACACACCGGCCACGATCTGGCGGCGCTGGTGCCGGGCGCGGGCGGGGAGCGGGCCGTGGTGCTCTGCGGTGATCTGGTCGAGGAGTCCGGCGAACCGCAGGCGGGCCGGGACGCGGTCACCTCCCGCTGGCCCGCCGCGCTGGACAGGCTGCTGGCGCTCGGCGGCGAGGACGCGCTGTACGTACCGGGGCACGGGGCGGTGGTGGACGCGGCGTTCGTACGGGCGCAGCGGGACCGGCTGGCGGAGCGCTTCGGCGTGTCGTGAGGGACCCCCGGGGCGGGCCCGGCCGGCCTTATCGTCGTGCCATGCGCAGCTACCAGCCGGACCTGACCCCGCCGTGGAAGAAGTCCGCCCCCGCCCCGGAGGTCCCCGCCGAGCCCGATCTGGTCGTGGAGGAGGTCTCCACCGGTTTCTGCGGTGCCGTGATCCGCTGCGAGAAGACGGCCCAGGGCCCCACGGTCACCCTGGAGGACCGCTTCGGCAAGCACCGGGTGTTCCCGATGGAGCCGCGCGGCTTCCTGCTGGAGGGCCGGGTGGTCACGCTCGTACGCCCGTCGGCGGCCGGTCCCGTCCGGCCCGCGCGTACGGCCTCCGGCTCGGTGGCGGTGCCGGGGGCGCGGGCGCGGGTGGCGCGCGCCGGGCGGATCTATGTGGAGGGCCGGCACGACGCGGAGCTGGTCGAGCGGGTGTGGGGCGACGACCTCCGGATCGAGGGCGTGGTGGTCGAGTATCTGGAGGGCGTCGACGACCTCCCGGCGATCGTGCGCGCGTTCTCGCCGGGTCCTGATGCCCGGCTGGGGGTGCTGGTGGACCATCTGGTGCCGGGCTCCAAGGAGTCCCGGATCGCCGGTCAGGTGTCGGACGCCGATGTGCTGGTGGTGGGCCACCCGTACATCGACGTCTGGGAGGCGGTGAAGCCTTCCTCGGTGGGAATCTCCGGCTGGCCGGTGGTGCCGCGCGGACAGGACTGGAAGACGGGGGTGTGCCGGTCTCTGGGCTGGCCGGAGAACACCGGTGCGGCCTGGCAGCACATCCTCTCCAAGGTGCACTCCTATCGGGATCTTGAGCCACAACTCCTGGGCCGCGTAGAGGAATTGATCGATTTCGTCACCCTTCCGGCCTGATGCGCCGAGGTTGTTGACGAGGATCCGATACCGATCCCGGTGAACACCTGCGGCGCATGAGTACCGTCGGCTATTGAGGAGAGAAGAGGGGCACGGCGGGCGACGGGGAGGCACGGGGGCTATGACGCGCGAGGTCTGGCAGGGCAGTGCGGAGAACGAGGCGGCCTCCGCCGTCTTCCACCTGATGCAGCACCTCATCGACCAGTACAAGGTCAACCGGCCGGTGATGCCGCTGGTGGTCGCCCAGGCGGCCGACGCCGATGTCGGGCCCGAGACCGACGACCGGGTCGAGCAGATCGTGCGCCAGATCCACGAGGCCAACGCGCTGCGCAGGGTCCCCGTGCGGCTGCTCGACGGCGACTCCTCGAAGGCGTACGAGGCCGCGCTCGACATGGTGCGCACACTGACCGAGGAACCGTGGGAGACCCGGAAGAACTCGCAGTACAAGCCCTTCTCCTTCCCCCGCTCACGCCTCCTCGGCGCCATCGAGCAGGCCACCGCGACGGTCATCTCCCAGCCCGGCGGCGGCTCGGCGCGCGGGCGCGAGGAGAGGATTCTGGAGCAGCTGGGCCAGCTGCGCTGGCGGACCGGCCGGCCGCGGAGCAACGACCCGTGGTACTCCCTGCGGACCTCGGTCCGGCCGGAGACGTTCGCGGGCGCCGCCTTCATCGCGGCGCTCACCGGGGTGCTCGGCGAGATCAGCTGGCTGCTGACCGCCGTGGTGGCGGCCGCCTCGCTGCTCGGTCTGGCGGTCGTACGGCTGCTGAGCAACGCCGCCCCGCCGCTGCTGTGGCTGCGCCGGGCCAGCCGGTGGTTCGCGACCACGTCCTCGCTGGCCGCGTCCAGTACGGGGCACCCGTCGGACGGCTGGTCGCGCCTCTCGCCCAGCGGCTCCTGGCGGGTGATCCGGGCACGGGCGGCGGCGGTCGCCGAGCGGGTGGCCGACGCGCACCAGGACGACCATCACCCGGGCGTCGAGCACGCGCGCCAGTTCCATCTGGAGCTGCGGGTCCAGGCGCTGCTGGAGGACCTGCTGCACAACTACCGGCCGCACACGCTGGACTGGCGGCGCAGCAAGCGCACGGTCCCGCCGGTGGTGTTCCTGCCCAGGGCCACCCATGACAACGGCGGCATCCTGCTGATCAACGCGATCAACAACGTACGTTCACGGCGCAGCGAGGTGGACCCGCTGCTTCTGCTGGCCTCCCTGCCGGCCGCCCAGATCATGCGGCACACACCGCCGCTGCCGCCGGAGCAGCCCCCGGCGAACAGCGCCGCGGGTTCCGCGGCGGCACGGGCCCGTTACGACCGCTGGGTCGACACACTGAGCCTGGGCCAGTCCCCCGTCGCCGCCGCGACGCTCGCCTGGGTGCTCCGGCTGCCGCTGTCCACGGCCAAGCTGACCCATGAGCACGCGCACGCGGAACTCGTCACCTGCCGGGTCGGCCGGACCTGGGCATGGTGGCTGATGTCGCGGACGGCGGTGGTGTTCGTCCTCGTGGGCAGTCTGCTGGGGACCTTCCTGTGGAGCGTGCACTGGCAGAACGAGTACTGCCACGGACCGCTGACCGACCGCAACACGGATGCGATCTGGAGCGGATCCGGGGACGACAGGGAGTGCGTCGGGGTGGCCACGTCCCCCGAGGTGCTCTTCGCCCGGGGCAACGGCCTGGGGCTGAGCGGGGTGGGCAAGGGCATCACCTTCGAGCGGATCGAGCGGGCGATCCGCGAGGAGAACGCCGACATCGGGCCGGGTGAGAACTTCGTGACCGCCGTCTACGCGGGTCCGCTCACCGCGAGGAACGGCGACGAGAGCCTCACCCGCAAGGGACTTGAGGAGCTCACCGGCGTCTATCTCCTCCAGCACGCCGTGAACAAGACGGTACGGGGGCCCGTCAAACTGCGGGTCCTCACGGCCAACGGCGGCCAGGACATGCTCCGCCAGATGACCGCGGTGAAGAAGATCGTCGAGGTGGCCGAGCGGGACCCGAGCGTCGTGGGCGTGGTCGGCTTCGGCCGCAACACCCAGGAGAGCGACACCGCCACCGAGATACTCAGGACCGCCGGGCTCGCGCTGGTCGACACCACCAATTCGAGCAGCGATCTGCCCCTCACCCACCCGAACTACTTCGGGCTCGCCGCGACCGACGAGGAACAGGCGTACGCGCTGGGCCTGGTCGCCCGGCAGATCGCCGACAGGCTCAGGAAGAAGAAGCTCACCCCGCACGCACTCGTCCTGTCCCGGGCCCTGCGCAACGGCGACAAGGACAGGTACACGGCCGAACAGCGCGATGCCGGCCGGAAGATGCTCAAGAAGGCCGGCTTCGACGTCGGCGACGACGTCACGTACAAGATCTCCGACGGCGCCGGCCTCAACGGCCCGGTGACCAGTCTGTGCGAGCAGAAACCGGTACCGGACGCCCTGTACTTCGCCGGACGCGTCGAGGACGTCCCGAACCTGATGAAGGGCCTCTCGGAGACCACGGGCTGCTCCGGCAAACCCATGACGGTGTTCACGGGCGACGACCTGACGAAGGGCACCTTCGAGGACAGCACGGCAATCGCCAGGAACGTCACGCTCTACCACAGCTCGCTGGCCCCGCTGGACAAGGGCGGCAACCCCGGGTTCTACGGCGATGCCCGCAGGTCGCTCGGCGCCCTGCACCCCGACAAGGAACTGAAGGCGCTGCCGGCGGGCACGCCCGCGCACGACGACGAGCTGTTCGCCAGCGGGCAGACCATCATGGCCTACAGTGCGACGGCCGCCCTGTACAACGCCGCCGCCCGCGGTGACACCCGCAGGAGCGCCGCGGAGACCTGGGCCACGCTGCACACGGTCGAACTCAACAACATGCCCACCGGGACGATCACCTTCAGCAGGGACAAGGCCTCCGTCTCCGAGAACATGCACGGCCTCAACATCATCAAGGTGGTCCGCCCCGGGCCGGACGCCGTGCGGACCGTGCTGTGCGGCAAGGCGGCGGGTATGCCGAAGGCCCTGACGGCGCAGGACTGCAAGCCGTAGGGGCGGCTTCCGGGGGAGCGTGGGGCGTGGGGGGCCTCAGTCCACCAGGTCCCGCACCACCGCGTCGGCGAGCAGCCGCCCGCGCAGGGTGAGGACCGCGCGCCCCTCCTCGTACGGGCCGGTCTCCAGCAGCCCGTCCGAGAGCGCCCGGCGCGAGGCCGCGAGGCCGTCCGGCCTCAGCAGCGACAGCGGGCAGCCCTCGCGCAGCCGCAGTTCCAGCAGGATCCGCTCGACCCGGCGGTCCTCGTCGGCGAGGATCTCGCGCCCGGCCCCGGGTGAGCGGCCCTCGGCCAGGGCCTGTGCGTACGCCCCCGGGTGCTTCACGTTCCACCAGCGCACGCCGCCCACGTGGCTGTGCGCGCCCGGCCCGGCGCCCCACCAGTCGGCGCCGCGCCAGTACAGCTCGTTGTGCAGGCAGCGGCCTTCGGGCGTCCGGGCCCAGTTGGACACCTCGTACCAGGAGAAGCCCGCGGCGGCCATCGCCTCGTCCGCGATCAGGTACCGGTCGGCGTGCGCGTCGTCGTCGGTCATCGGGATCTCGCCGCGCCGGATGCGCCGGGCGAGCTGGGTGCCCTCCTCGACGATCAGGGCATAGGCCGACACATGGTCGGGGCCCGCGCCGATGGCCGCGTCCAGGGAGGCCCGCCAGTCGTCGTCGGACTCGCCGGGGGTGCCGTAGATCAGATCGAGATTGACATGGTCGAAGCCCGCCGCCCTGGCCTCGGCCACACAGGCCTCGGGGCGCCCGGGGGTGTGCGTACGGTCCAGGATCTTCAGGACGTGCTGCCGGGCACTCTGCATGCCGAAGGAGACCCGGTTGAAGCCGCCCTCCCGCAGCTCGGCCAGGTAGGCCGGGCCGACGGACTCCGGGTTGGCCTCGGTGGTGATCTCGGCGTCGTCCGCGAGCCCGAACTCGTCACGGATCGCCGCCAGCATCCGTACGAGATCGGCGGCGGGCAGCAACGTGGGGGTGCCGCCGCCGACGAAGACGGTCCGCACCGGCCGGGGGTCGTCGCCCAGGACCTTGCGGGCCTGGCGGACCTCCTCGATCAGGTGCGTGGCGTAGTTGTCGCGGGAGGCCAGGGCTCCGCCGGAGCCGCGCAGCTCGGTGGCGGTGTAGGTGTTGAAATCGCAGTAGCCGCAGCGGGTGGCGCAGTAGGGCACATGCAGGTAGAAGCCGAGCGGGCGGCCGGCGGCGCCTTCCAGGGCGTGGCGGGGCAGCGCCCCGTCGTCGGGCACGGGCTCACCATCGGGCAGTACGGAAGGCATACCGTCCATTGTCACTCGCCGCCGGACCGACCCCGACCGGCTGCCCCGAGCGGCCGCCCCGACCGGACGCCCCGAGCGGCCGCCGTCCGGTGCGGGGCCGGCGGGCGCGGTCGGGGGTTCGGGCCGGGGGTTCGGGCCGGGGGCCGGCGGGCAGGCCGGGTGGCGCCCGGGCCGTCCTCAGTCGGCCCGGAGCACCATCAGGGCCACGTCGTCGTCCGGCGGCAGCTCGGCGAACTCGTGGACGGCCCGTTTGATCCGGTCCGCGATGGCCTCCGCGGGCAGCCCCGCGCAGCCGGACAGCACCCGGGCGAGCCCGTCCCCGTCGTCGAACAGGAGCCGCCCCGAGCGCCGCTCGGTCACCCCGTCGGTGACGCAGAGCAGCGCGTCACCGGGCGCCAGGTCGAAGCTCTGGCTCTCGTACGCCACGTCCTCGACGACGCCGAGCAGCACCTGGGGATCGGCGGCGGGGCGCACGGAGCCGTCGGGGCGCAGCAGCAGGGGCAGCGGGTGGCCCGCGCTGGCCACGGTGCAGCGCACCCCGCCGTCCGGGAGCGGGACGATCTCCCCGTACAGCAGGGAGAGGAACCGGGACTGGGAGCTGTCCTGGAGCTGCTGCCCGCCGGCCGCCGCGACCATCAGGGCCGCGGCCTCGGCGGCCTCCATGGCGTCGTCGAGGAGCAGCCGGTTGAGCCGGTCCAGGACCTCGCCGACACCGAAGCCCTCCCGGGACAGGAGCCGCAGCCACGGGCGGGCGAGCCCGGTGACGACCGCGGCCTCGGGGCCGCTCCCCTGGACATCGCCGAGGACGAAGCACCAGCGGTCCCCGGGGCACGGGAAGATGTCGTAGAAGTCACCCCCGACCACACCGTCGTCGCTCGGCTCGTAGACCAGTGCGCTGGTGACTCCGGGGATCTCGGCGACCTTGCTGGGCAGCAGGCCGCGCTGGAGGATGCGGCTGATGGTGGCCTGGCGGGTGTAGGCGCGGGCGGCACCGACGGCGAGGCCGAGGCGGCGTACGAAGTCCTCGATCAGCGCGGCCACCTCGTCGGGCACCCGGGCGACGCCTTCCCGGCCGACGAGTACGGCGCCCAGCGAGCGGCCGCCCGTGGTGATCCGGAAGGCGAGGGCGGCCCCGTCACGGGCGCCGGGCTCCGTGGCCGGCTCCCCCTCGAAGGCGCCGCCGCCGGTGGGCCACGGCACGGACACGGGTCCGGAACCGGCGCTGCCCGGCAGCCGGAGGGGCTCCTTCTCCAGCACCGTCCGCAAGGGCTCGGTGCCGGTCTCGTCGCTGTGCCAGACGCGGGCGAGCCGGGGTGCCGCGGCGGGCCCCGCGCCCTCGCTCTCCAGCCAGATGGCGCACCAGTCGGCGAGCCTGGGCACCAGCAGCTGACCCGCTATGGCCGCCACGAGGTCCTCGTCGAGCTGGCCCGCCAGCAGGTCGGACGCCTCGGCGAGGAAGGAGAGCGCGCCCCGGCTGTCCCAGCCCGCGTCGTCGCGTTCGGCGCGCCCGACGTCGGGGGCGAGGATCTCGGCCGCCCGCAGACCGCGCGGCAGGGTGTCCTCCTCGGACGGGAAGGGCGGGGCGGTCCAGCCGTCGACGGGAAGGCGGGCCCAGACGGTCTTGCGGCCGGTGCGGTAGGTGATGCCCCAGGCTTCGGCGAGCGTGGCGACGAGCTGCAGTCCGCGGCCGTACTCGGCGGGGTCCGGCCGCTCGGTGGGCGACGGGCCGGC encodes:
- a CDS encoding SpoIIE family protein phosphatase, which encodes MGPIPLQRDIVHRPGTAGAGHFDDPRLVSCTSLPGIPLAPSAARRFVRAALAEWTGTGVPAAAGFTDRLEDDAVTVANELVTNAVVHAGTTVDLVLRLEEADDEEPAALLLEVTDHHPARAVSGEPSGAAAGPSPTERPDPAEYGRGLQLVATLAEAWGITYRTGRKTVWARLPVDGWTAPPFPSEEDTLPRGLRAAEILAPDVGRAERDDAGWDSRGALSFLAEASDLLAGQLDEDLVAAIAGQLLVPRLADWCAIWLESEGAGPAAAPRLARVWHSDETGTEPLRTVLEKEPLRLPGSAGSGPVSVPWPTGGGAFEGEPATEPGARDGAALAFRITTGGRSLGAVLVGREGVARVPDEVAALIEDFVRRLGLAVGAARAYTRQATISRILQRGLLPSKVAEIPGVTSALVYEPSDDGVVGGDFYDIFPCPGDRWCFVLGDVQGSGPEAAVVTGLARPWLRLLSREGFGVGEVLDRLNRLLLDDAMEAAEAAALMVAAAGGQQLQDSSQSRFLSLLYGEIVPLPDGGVRCTVASAGHPLPLLLRPDGSVRPAADPQVLLGVVEDVAYESQSFDLAPGDALLCVTDGVTERRSGRLLFDDGDGLARVLSGCAGLPAEAIADRIKRAVHEFAELPPDDDVALMVLRAD
- the hemW gene encoding radical SAM family heme chaperone HemW, which encodes MDGMPSVLPDGEPVPDDGALPRHALEGAAGRPLGFYLHVPYCATRCGYCDFNTYTATELRGSGGALASRDNYATHLIEEVRQARKVLGDDPRPVRTVFVGGGTPTLLPAADLVRMLAAIRDEFGLADDAEITTEANPESVGPAYLAELREGGFNRVSFGMQSARQHVLKILDRTHTPGRPEACVAEARAAGFDHVNLDLIYGTPGESDDDWRASLDAAIGAGPDHVSAYALIVEEGTQLARRIRRGEIPMTDDDAHADRYLIADEAMAAAGFSWYEVSNWARTPEGRCLHNELYWRGADWWGAGPGAHSHVGGVRWWNVKHPGAYAQALAEGRSPGAGREILADEDRRVERILLELRLREGCPLSLLRPDGLAASRRALSDGLLETGPYEEGRAVLTLRGRLLADAVVRDLVD
- a CDS encoding DUF3097 domain-containing protein, which gives rise to MRSYQPDLTPPWKKSAPAPEVPAEPDLVVEEVSTGFCGAVIRCEKTAQGPTVTLEDRFGKHRVFPMEPRGFLLEGRVVTLVRPSAAGPVRPARTASGSVAVPGARARVARAGRIYVEGRHDAELVERVWGDDLRIEGVVVEYLEGVDDLPAIVRAFSPGPDARLGVLVDHLVPGSKESRIAGQVSDADVLVVGHPYIDVWEAVKPSSVGISGWPVVPRGQDWKTGVCRSLGWPENTGAAWQHILSKVHSYRDLEPQLLGRVEELIDFVTLPA